A region of Allocoleopsis franciscana PCC 7113 DNA encodes the following proteins:
- a CDS encoding Fic family protein → MHPPDCPAWEYADHPKREIILKERTEDIVVQLYQQTLDFIEIAADTRPIHGYLFSLLVPRQSIYYAGHYRGEDFPCLKEYYVGSTEGLDVGFPPFLVEQRMEKIAQWIREGMKVLELTHQLPDTQISPEDKLLNTVAFACGIFDEVLRVHPYANGNGHIARFILWTILGKYGYWLKQFPIEPRPNHPLYAWAITEYRKGNKQALENYILMCIAG, encoded by the coding sequence ATGCATCCTCCTGATTGTCCAGCTTGGGAATATGCCGATCATCCCAAACGGGAGATCATCCTAAAGGAAAGAACAGAAGATATCGTCGTTCAGCTCTACCAGCAAACCCTAGATTTTATAGAAATCGCGGCTGACACACGACCCATTCATGGATATCTTTTCAGCCTTTTAGTACCCAGGCAATCTATTTACTATGCTGGTCATTATCGCGGCGAAGACTTCCCCTGCTTAAAAGAATATTATGTTGGTTCAACAGAAGGATTAGATGTTGGTTTTCCTCCTTTTCTGGTTGAACAGAGAATGGAGAAAATTGCTCAGTGGATTCGAGAAGGAATGAAAGTATTAGAGTTAACCCATCAACTCCCGGATACTCAAATTTCACCCGAAGATAAACTGCTCAATACAGTAGCCTTTGCCTGTGGGATTTTTGATGAAGTGCTACGAGTGCATCCCTATGCCAATGGGAACGGACACATTGCCAGATTTATTCTCTGGACTATTTTAGGCAAGTATGGTTATTGGCTCAAACAATTTCCGATTGAACCTCGACCTAATCACCCATTATACGCTTGGGCAATTACCGAATATCGCAAAGGAAATAAACAGGCATTAGAAAATTATATTTTGATGTGCATTGCAGGTTGA
- a CDS encoding DUF3153 domain-containing protein: MKPAIVNLLPFWRQILGRLRVLWVILLPALLLSGCVEYDVGVNFQGQHHGAIVQHIKLGEQLTSFSNEQAQEWLKSIEQRARQLDGKTQRLSEQEVRVTIPFSNGTELESKFNQFFNPTAKKKSPAKAGVPLDLPSLDSKFYLNQGNWFFVQRNHLIYDLDLRSLGVLSSNGNVIISPSSLLDLQFSLETPWGARSVTQGENAIPLAVYENGHQLVWKLQPGQMNHLEAVFWLPSPLGVGTVAIVLLVLGGYYLKYKAFPWTMTQPVASPTLSKVQE, from the coding sequence GTGAAACCAGCAATTGTCAATTTATTGCCGTTTTGGCGTCAAATTTTAGGGCGCTTACGGGTTCTCTGGGTGATTTTGCTGCCAGCGCTGCTACTTTCTGGCTGTGTTGAATATGATGTCGGAGTCAATTTCCAGGGTCAGCATCATGGCGCAATTGTGCAGCATATCAAATTAGGGGAACAGTTGACCAGCTTTAGTAACGAACAGGCGCAAGAATGGCTCAAAAGTATTGAGCAGAGGGCACGTCAGCTTGACGGGAAAACCCAGCGTCTTTCTGAGCAAGAAGTTAGGGTGACGATTCCGTTTAGCAATGGTACGGAATTAGAGTCAAAGTTTAATCAATTTTTTAACCCGACAGCGAAGAAAAAGTCTCCTGCTAAGGCGGGTGTGCCGCTCGATTTACCCAGTTTAGATTCTAAATTCTATTTGAATCAGGGCAACTGGTTCTTCGTGCAACGAAATCATTTAATCTACGACTTAGATTTGCGATCGCTCGGTGTTCTCTCCAGCAACGGAAATGTAATTATTAGCCCTAGTTCTCTGTTAGATTTGCAGTTTAGTTTAGAGACACCTTGGGGAGCACGCAGCGTGACTCAGGGAGAGAATGCTATCCCCCTAGCTGTCTATGAAAATGGCCATCAGCTCGTGTGGAAACTCCAACCTGGACAGATGAATCATTTAGAAGCTGTCTTTTGGCTTCCGAGTCCTTTGGGTGTGGGGACTGTGGCGATTGTACTGTTGGTTTTGGGTGGCTACTATCTCAAGTACAAAGCTTTTCCCTGGACAATGACTCAACCTGTTGCCTCGCCTACTTTGTCCAAGGTGCAGGAATGA
- a CDS encoding adenylate/guanylate cyclase domain-containing protein: MQLRLLLVLPFVLQIFIAVGVISYLSIRNGQQAVNEVASELSREIGDRIQLRLQTYLEIPHQVNQFHADAIDSGLENLDNLPTLDRFLWRQIHKFDTLTSINISTPNKGYIGIIRREDGSITIGITDKTTGRHQSWATDHQGNRTKILRTNPNNQYWEQPRYQAALKAGKPTWTEISLSSNPAYLRVWATQPVYDPRGKLLAVTSSSLSLSQISQFLRGLKIGQTGQTFIMERNGRLIATSTSEEPFYLPQNTQKPERLLGVNSTNPLTRSTAKYLAAIFSNFTQINSSQSLEFQLEGKRQFLQVIPFRDVGGLDWIVVVVVPESDFMEQIHANTRMTILLCFLALMLALLLGLITSRWITQPIIRLSAASRAIARGELDQYVEVQGVGELRVLATFFNQMVVQLRESYKVLKQTNEQLESRVEERTAALRLSEEKFALSFRCSPHPIAITTLLDGCYIEVNESFLHLCGYELQEVIGHTTHELQIWANPEEYTWIIQWLDVEGAVRDWEVRFRTKLGEVRTVLLSAEKIELAGEVCLLCIGNDITERKLMEKALREQKEYLRLILDNIPLQVFWKDANLVFLGCNQNWAKAAEINHPEAVVGKTDYDVLPNREIADLFRVQDRRIMETMTPELHIVASKPRPSADGQTVWLDISKIPLQDSTGKVIGILGVVEDITLRKKAEEALRVEQEKSERLLLNILPKAIAEQLKQNLWNFRENGFAKSNGAMLIAEQFDDVTIMFADIVGFTPLSARISPQALVNLLNEIFSTFDELVEKHGLEKIKTIGDAYMVAGGLPMPREDDAEPMTNGDIASRTAQMALDMQTAITQFEADKGEPFQIRIGINTGPVVAGVIGMKKFIYDLWGDTVNVASRMESQGMPGRIQVTATTYERLQNQYLLEKRGTIPVKGKGEMTTYWLIGSR; the protein is encoded by the coding sequence ATGCAGTTGCGCCTCCTCTTAGTGCTGCCTTTTGTGTTGCAAATCTTTATTGCTGTCGGAGTCATCAGCTACCTCTCTATCCGTAACGGACAGCAAGCCGTCAATGAAGTAGCCAGTGAATTAAGTCGTGAAATCGGCGATCGCATCCAACTTCGCCTGCAAACTTACTTAGAAATTCCCCATCAGGTTAATCAATTCCATGCAGATGCTATCGATTCGGGATTAGAAAATTTAGATAATCTTCCTACACTGGATCGCTTCTTGTGGAGACAAATCCATAAATTTGATACCTTGACTTCTATTAATATTTCTACTCCCAACAAAGGATACATTGGTATTATTCGACGAGAGGATGGCTCAATTACCATCGGTATCACCGATAAAACCACAGGACGTCACCAAAGTTGGGCGACGGATCACCAAGGAAACCGCACTAAAATTCTGCGAACTAACCCGAATAATCAATATTGGGAACAACCCAGATATCAGGCCGCACTCAAGGCGGGTAAACCAACTTGGACAGAGATTTCCTTAAGTTCTAATCCGGCGTATCTTAGAGTTTGGGCGACGCAACCTGTTTACGATCCAAGGGGTAAGTTATTAGCCGTTACGAGTTCTAGTCTCAGCTTATCACAAATTAGTCAGTTCCTCAGGGGCTTGAAGATTGGCCAGACTGGACAGACTTTTATTATGGAGCGCAATGGACGGTTAATTGCCACTTCAACCTCGGAAGAACCTTTTTATCTCCCCCAAAATACCCAAAAACCTGAACGGTTACTAGGGGTAAATAGCACCAATCCTTTAACTCGTTCTACCGCCAAATATTTAGCCGCTATCTTTAGCAACTTTACCCAAATTAATAGTAGTCAGTCACTAGAGTTTCAGCTAGAAGGGAAGCGACAATTTCTCCAAGTGATCCCATTCCGAGACGTTGGCGGACTGGACTGGATAGTGGTGGTTGTTGTTCCGGAATCAGACTTTATGGAACAAATCCATGCCAACACCCGCATGACTATTCTGCTGTGTTTTTTGGCGTTAATGTTGGCACTCTTGCTGGGCTTGATTACCTCTCGCTGGATTACTCAGCCTATTATTCGGCTAAGTGCAGCCTCTAGGGCGATCGCTAGAGGAGAATTAGACCAATATGTTGAAGTACAGGGTGTTGGCGAACTGAGGGTATTGGCGACTTTTTTCAATCAAATGGTTGTTCAATTGCGCGAGTCTTATAAAGTCTTAAAGCAGACGAATGAACAGTTAGAAAGTCGTGTTGAAGAACGGACAGCCGCGCTCCGTTTATCTGAAGAAAAGTTCGCATTATCTTTTCGTTGTTCTCCTCACCCCATTGCCATTACTACCCTGCTTGATGGATGCTATATCGAGGTCAATGAAAGCTTCTTACACCTGTGTGGATATGAGCTTCAAGAGGTAATTGGTCATACCACTCATGAGCTTCAGATATGGGCGAATCCAGAAGAGTACACCTGGATTATTCAGTGGCTAGATGTTGAGGGAGCTGTGCGGGATTGGGAAGTCCGTTTTCGCACCAAGTTGGGAGAAGTGAGAACGGTGCTACTCTCCGCTGAAAAAATTGAGTTGGCTGGAGAAGTTTGCCTGCTTTGTATTGGGAATGACATCACCGAACGCAAGCTGATGGAAAAAGCGTTGAGAGAACAAAAAGAGTATCTGCGCTTGATTTTGGATAATATTCCGTTGCAAGTCTTTTGGAAAGATGCCAACTTAGTTTTCCTCGGTTGTAATCAAAACTGGGCAAAAGCGGCTGAGATTAATCATCCGGAAGCTGTAGTGGGTAAAACAGATTACGATGTGCTGCCGAACCGGGAAATAGCAGACTTATTCCGTGTTCAAGACCGTCGTATTATGGAGACGATGACACCAGAATTACATATTGTGGCATCCAAGCCAAGACCCTCAGCCGATGGGCAAACGGTTTGGCTCGATATCAGTAAAATTCCCTTGCAGGACTCAACAGGAAAGGTAATTGGCATCCTGGGTGTTGTGGAAGATATCACCTTACGCAAAAAGGCAGAGGAGGCGTTGCGGGTAGAACAAGAAAAGTCAGAGCGATTATTACTTAATATTTTACCCAAAGCGATCGCGGAACAATTAAAACAGAACCTCTGGAACTTTCGGGAAAATGGTTTTGCTAAGTCCAATGGTGCTATGTTGATTGCCGAGCAATTCGATGATGTAACAATTATGTTTGCAGATATCGTCGGTTTTACCCCTCTTTCTGCCCGCATCTCGCCACAAGCACTCGTCAACTTGCTGAATGAGATTTTTTCTACCTTTGATGAATTGGTGGAAAAACATGGTTTGGAGAAAATAAAAACGATTGGGGATGCCTATATGGTTGCGGGAGGTTTACCGATGCCCAGAGAGGATGATGCCGAACCCATGACTAATGGGGATATCGCTTCGCGTACCGCCCAAATGGCACTGGATATGCAAACAGCAATTACCCAATTTGAAGCCGACAAAGGGGAACCGTTTCAGATTCGGATTGGCATTAATACGGGGCCGGTTGTAGCCGGTGTGATTGGCATGAAAAAGTTTATCTACGATTTATGGGGTGATACCGTTAATGTGGCGTCCCGGATGGAGTCTCAAGGAATGCCGGGACGAATTCAAGTTACAGCTACTACCTATGAACGTTTGCAGAATCAGTATTTATTGGAAAAGCGGGGAACTATTCCCGTTAAGGGTAAGGGGGAGATGACGACTTATTGGCTGATTGGCTCTCGCTGA
- a CDS encoding tetratricopeptide repeat protein, producing MSSENKEKFQIEYQAGKVAFERGEYRASVKHLEAACALMNRTSRLGGEAQMWLVTAYEAAGKKPEAIALCQQLSRHPDTETRKEGKRLLYILQAPELKRPAEWMTQIPDLGAIAESSPEDRRGSQSASGSSKRDRKDKLEPEPIDLSQVNTKDNQFIWVALIALILTVGGLIWLGV from the coding sequence GTGAGTTCAGAAAACAAAGAAAAATTCCAAATTGAGTATCAAGCCGGAAAAGTTGCCTTTGAACGGGGTGAGTATCGTGCATCTGTTAAGCATTTAGAAGCCGCCTGTGCTTTGATGAATCGAACCTCTCGGTTAGGGGGAGAGGCGCAGATGTGGTTAGTGACGGCGTATGAAGCGGCGGGGAAAAAGCCGGAAGCGATCGCGCTTTGTCAACAACTGAGTCGTCATCCCGATACAGAAACGCGCAAAGAAGGTAAACGCTTACTCTATATTCTGCAAGCGCCTGAGCTCAAACGACCGGCAGAATGGATGACGCAAATCCCGGACTTAGGCGCGATCGCAGAAAGTTCTCCTGAAGATCGTCGCGGCAGCCAAAGTGCGAGTGGTAGTAGCAAACGCGACCGCAAAGACAAACTTGAACCAGAACCCATTGACCTGAGCCAGGTCAATACCAAAGATAATCAATTTATCTGGGTGGCTCTGATTGCGTTGATTCTGACCGTAGGAGGGCTAATCTGGCTCGGAGTTTGA